Proteins found in one Pseudomonas mosselii genomic segment:
- a CDS encoding ABC transporter permease, with the protein MLDQLSLLSFASGGWGQALLAGALVTVSLALACLPIGLPLGLLVALAARSRKRLPRAWATTFSTVFRGLPELLTLLIIYYGCQIAAQKILAAMGYQGEVLINTFLAAMVAFSLVFAAFSSEIWLMAFKTLPKGQLEACAALGLGKRTGFFKVVLPQLTRIALPGLSNNWLSLLKDTSLVSTISLIDLMRQTNLAVSVTKEPMLFYGVACLVYLLFSALSGRVFALLERRSNRHLQGARP; encoded by the coding sequence ATGCTCGATCAACTCTCCCTGCTCTCCTTCGCCAGCGGTGGCTGGGGCCAGGCGCTGCTGGCCGGCGCGCTGGTGACCGTATCGCTGGCCCTGGCCTGCCTGCCCATCGGCCTGCCGCTGGGCCTGCTGGTAGCACTGGCCGCGCGCTCGCGCAAACGCCTGCCGCGGGCCTGGGCCACCACCTTTTCCACTGTGTTCCGCGGCCTGCCGGAACTGCTCACCCTGCTGATCATCTACTACGGCTGCCAGATCGCCGCGCAGAAGATCCTCGCTGCGATGGGCTACCAGGGCGAGGTGCTGATCAACACCTTCCTCGCCGCCATGGTTGCCTTCAGCCTGGTGTTCGCCGCGTTCTCCAGTGAAATCTGGCTGATGGCCTTCAAGACCCTGCCCAAGGGCCAACTGGAGGCCTGCGCGGCCCTGGGCCTGGGCAAGCGCACCGGATTCTTCAAGGTGGTGCTGCCGCAACTGACCCGCATCGCCCTGCCGGGCCTGTCGAACAACTGGTTGAGCCTGCTCAAGGACACCTCGCTGGTCTCGACCATCTCGCTGATCGACCTGATGCGCCAGACCAACCTGGCGGTCAGCGTGACCAAGGAACCGATGCTGTTCTACGGCGTCGCCTGCCTGGTCTACCTGCTGTTCTCGGCGCTGTCGGGCAGGGTCTTCGCCCTGCTGGAGCGGCGCAGCAACCGCCATCTGCAAGGAGCCCGCCCATGA
- a CDS encoding transporter substrate-binding domain-containing protein, producing the protein MKGTMAVVGACALLLAAGASAETLRFATEGAYPPFNYVDADNQLHGFDIDITHALCEQMKVECTLVAQDWEGIIPALMARKYDAVVASMIDTEERRRKIAFTDRYYRTPLTVAVAKDSKISDAQTDFKGYTVGAQSASTQAIYAEDVYGKAGADVKLYPTLDEANADLAAGRLDGVIADKFPLHEWLNKNGKDCCKILGDVDGTKADAAIAVRKDDEALRVRLNEALAAIVANGTYQKIASKYFAFDIYN; encoded by the coding sequence ATGAAAGGAACCATGGCTGTGGTGGGTGCGTGCGCCCTGCTGCTGGCGGCCGGCGCCAGTGCCGAGACCCTGCGTTTTGCCACTGAAGGCGCTTACCCGCCGTTCAACTACGTCGATGCCGACAACCAGCTGCACGGCTTCGACATCGACATCACCCATGCCCTGTGCGAGCAGATGAAAGTCGAGTGCACCCTGGTGGCCCAGGACTGGGAAGGCATCATCCCGGCGCTGATGGCGCGCAAGTACGACGCCGTGGTGGCCTCGATGATCGACACCGAGGAACGGCGCCGCAAGATCGCCTTCACCGACCGCTACTACCGCACCCCGCTGACCGTGGCGGTCGCCAAGGACAGCAAGATCAGCGACGCGCAGACCGACTTCAAGGGCTACACGGTCGGCGCCCAGTCCGCCTCGACCCAGGCGATCTACGCCGAGGACGTGTACGGCAAGGCCGGCGCGGACGTGAAACTGTACCCGACCCTGGACGAGGCCAACGCCGACCTTGCCGCCGGACGCCTGGACGGGGTGATCGCCGACAAGTTCCCGCTGCACGAATGGCTGAACAAGAATGGCAAGGACTGCTGCAAGATCCTCGGCGACGTCGACGGCACCAAGGCCGACGCGGCGATTGCCGTGCGCAAGGATGACGAGGCCCTGCGCGTGCGGCTGAACGAAGCGCTGGCAGCGATCGTGGCCAATGGCACCTACCAGAAGATCGCGAGCAAGTATTTCGCCTTCGATATCTATAACTGA